The proteins below come from a single Papaver somniferum cultivar HN1 chromosome 11, ASM357369v1, whole genome shotgun sequence genomic window:
- the LOC113320833 gene encoding probable WRKY transcription factor 53, protein MENNSTTMISWEKKTLIIKELTLAKERVKQLEMHLEPSVITSGKLLITKISSFVENSLFILNGIKPEGRDDQPQIMTGLTPITQTESPSHSVTGSPSSGYESDLIADHSKMRKILPRWTEKIRVRKLMG, encoded by the exons ATGGAGAACAATAGTACCACCATGATATCTTGGGAAAAAAAGACACTCATAATCAAGGAGCTAACCCTAGCAAAAGAGCGAGTAAAACAACTTGAAATGCATCTTGAACCTTCTGTTATTACAAGTGGGAAGCTGTTGATAACTAAAATCTCATCTTTTGTGGAGAATTCTCTTTTCATATTAAATGGAATCAAGCCAGAGGGCAGGGATGATCAACCCCAAATAATGACTGGGTTGACACCAATCACTCAGACGGAGTCTCCGTCACATTCCGTTACCGGAAGTCCAAGTAGCGGTTACGAATCTGATCTCATAGCCGACCATTCCAAAATGAG GAAAATTCTACCAAGATGGACGGAAAAAATACGTGTCCGCAAACTGATGGGGTGA
- the LOC113322433 gene encoding uncharacterized protein LOC113322433: MTNFCLQPFCKASNSIIFSNFLGYPQNHIHRNPFSKTRESKCHRGRRYVRDGKKSVICGFLLPVDPWAPTNIDASSIASQLFAASLFPYLGFLYFITKSKTAPKLTLFGFYFLLVFVGATIPAGIYAKVNYGTNLANVDWLHGGAEAFLTLTNLFIVLGLRGALRKPKDDIES; the protein is encoded by the exons ATGACAAACTTCTGCTTGCAACCTTTCTGTAAAGCTTCAAATTCCATCATCTTTTCCAATTTTCTTGGCTACCCACAAAATCATATCCATAGAAACCCATTTAGTAAAACCAGAGAATCAAAATGTCATAGAGGAAGAAGATATGTCAGAGATGGAAAGAAGAGTGTAATTTGTGGTTTTCTTCTGCCAGTTGATCCATGGGCACCAACAAATATTGATGCTTCAAGTATAGCTTCACAACTCTTTGCAGCTTCACTTTTTCCTTACTTGGGTTTCTTATACTTCATTACCAAATCAAAaactgctccaaagctcactctGTTTGGATTTTATTTCTTACTTGTTTTTGTTGGTGCCACCA TTCCTGCTGGAATTTATG CAAAGGTGAACTATGGCACTAATTTAGCAAATGTAGATTGGCTTCACGGTGGAGCTGAAGCATTCCTTACTCTTACCAACCTATTCATTGTGCTGGGATTGAGGGGAGCCCTTAGGAAACCTAAAGATGATATTGAAAGTTAA
- the LOC113322432 gene encoding protein SEH1-like — MAMDKSLINLDKGTICSSWNHIGQRLATGSLDGTITIYDSPEPDSSSTFTSSSKFKASEVDIVKVVWTPPEYGDAIACVSGDGSVSLWEEVSEEDVQIIKWKLCKLFERSHGIQVLDIQFGISPRSLKLGMAYSDGQVKVYELNDPLELQKWQLQAEFQNVVDSASAFEKPSCLSASISWNQQRGEGNPLTFALGFNSDLPQFNSSKVWEFDEAHQRWLPVAELALAGDKGDQVYSVAWAPNIGRPYEVVAVATHKGIAMWHLGLNPESDGRLSVKKVALLSGHEGEVWQMEWDMSGMTLATTGSDGVVRLWQSNLNGVWHEQAALET, encoded by the exons aTGGCAATGGATAAATCACTGATAAATCTTGATAAAGGAACAATATGCTCATCATGGAATCATATTGGTCAAAGACTAGCAACTGGTTCACTTGATGGAACCATAACAATCTATGATTCACCTGAACCCGATTCTTCTTCCACAttcacttcttcttcaaaattcaaagcaTCTGAAGTCGATATAGTCAAAGTTGTCTGGACTCCACCTGAATATGGTGATGCAATTGCTTGTGTTTCTGGAGATGGTTCTGTTTCTCTCTGGGAAGAAGTTTCAGAAGAAG ATGTACAAATTATTAAGTGGAAGCTATGCAAATTGTTTGAGAGGAGTCATGGGATTCAAGTTCTTGATATTCAGTTTGGGATTTCTCCGAGAAGTTTGAAATTG GGTATGGCGTATTCGGATGGACAGGTGAAGGTTTATGAGCTTAATGACCCATTGGAATTGCAAAAATGGCAACTTCAG GCTGAGTTTCAGAATGTGGTTGATTCAGCGTCTGCATTTGAGAAACCTTCGTGTTTATCTGCTTCAATCTCGTGGAATCAGCAGAGAGGTGAAGGGAATCCATTGACATTTGCACTGGGTTTTAATTCTGATTTACCTCAATTCAACTCTTCCAAG GTTTGGGAATTTGATGAGGCTCATCAGCGGTGGCTACCGGTTGCAGAGTTGGCACTGGCGGGAGACAAGGGTGATCAAGTTTATTCTGTTGCTTGGGCACCCAATATTGGCAG GCCATATGAGGTAGTCGCTGTTGCAACTCACAAGGGAATCGCAATGTGGCATCTAGGTCTGAACCCTGAGAGTGATGGAAGGCTTTCCGTTAAGAAGGTTGCTTTGCTCTCAGGTCATGAAGGCGAG GTATGGCAAATGGAGTGGGATATGAGTGGAATGACACTGGCAACAACTGGAAGTGATGGTGTTGTAAGATTATGGCAGTCTAACTTGAACGGTGTGTGGCACGAACAAGCTGCTCTTGAAACTTGA